A stretch of Arachis hypogaea cultivar Tifrunner chromosome 15, arahy.Tifrunner.gnm2.J5K5, whole genome shotgun sequence DNA encodes these proteins:
- the LOC112750744 gene encoding uncharacterized protein — MATLSFHSIPFSSSTLPTPSSSSSSSLAFRTFFPFQNSKLFLPRRARTTCNNTNNNRRSRWLFVTKAVEEEVQQQQQQEEATTEQQPVVVPVSPSDTLTMFFQAEGTMSESAIPTVSKALEDIEGVASLKVQVLEGLATVELKKQTTVQATGVASSLVETIQGSGFKLQTLNLSFDEEYVAAE; from the exons ATGGCCACACTCTCTTTTCACTCCAttcctttctcttcttctacacTCCCCAccccttcctcttcttcttcttcttcacttgcTTTTCGCACCTTCTTCCCCTTCCAAAATTCCAAGCTTTTTCTTCCTCGGCGGGCACGCACAACCTgcaacaacaccaacaacaacCGTAGGAGTAGGTGGTTATTCGTTACCAAAGCTGTTGAAGAAGAGgttcaacaacagcaacaacaagaagaagccacCACCGAACAACAACCCGTTGTTGTTCCCGTTTCTCCGTCTGATACTCTCACCATGTTTTTTCAG GCAGAGGGAACAATGAGTGAATCAGCCATTCCAACCGTATCCAAGGCCTTAGAG GACATAGAGGGTGTTGCAAGTTTGAAGGTTCAGGTTCTTGAGGGACTCGCAACTGTAGAG TTGAAGAAGCAGACAACTGTCCAAGCAACAGGTGTGGCTTCTAGTTTGGTGGAAACAATACAAGGTTCGGGTTTCAAATTACAGACACTGAATCTGAGTTTTGATGAAGAATATGTTGCAGCTGAATAA